The following proteins are co-located in the Haloplanus sp. HW8-1 genome:
- the dapF gene encoding diaminopimelate epimerase has protein sequence MTTVTAEKYHGTENDFLVLPADAPVPDRAAFAATHCDRESGVGGERTGADGVLFLDLDPTASPVRVTMTLVQPDGSVAEMCGNGARVTAVWAARETGAREVVIETPAGDRHAVVQSEGVTVEMGRPSFDPADVPLARDAGGPLIDTPVEGLTVTAVNTGVPHAVAFVDDVDAVDLTTVAPPVRHAAVFPEGANVTLAARIDLDDDATEGAPGAPAAFRQRTYERGVEGETLACGTGAVAVVAAARRTGRLDTEGPVRVSPPGGDLVIVVPDDGPATLTGPVEREFAVDLEVPGR, from the coding sequence ATGACGACAGTCACCGCCGAGAAGTACCACGGTACCGAGAACGACTTCCTCGTCCTGCCGGCGGACGCCCCCGTCCCCGACCGGGCGGCGTTCGCGGCGACCCACTGCGATCGGGAGTCCGGCGTCGGCGGCGAACGAACCGGCGCCGACGGCGTGCTCTTTCTCGACCTCGATCCCACCGCGTCGCCGGTCCGGGTGACGATGACGCTCGTCCAACCGGACGGTTCCGTCGCCGAGATGTGTGGCAACGGCGCGCGCGTCACCGCCGTGTGGGCGGCCCGCGAGACGGGCGCCCGCGAGGTGGTCATCGAGACGCCGGCGGGCGATCGACACGCCGTCGTTCAGTCCGAGGGCGTCACCGTCGAGATGGGGCGGCCCTCCTTCGACCCGGCCGACGTGCCGCTGGCGCGGGACGCCGGCGGGCCGCTGATCGACACCCCCGTGGAGGGCCTGACCGTCACCGCGGTGAACACCGGCGTGCCCCACGCCGTCGCCTTCGTCGACGACGTGGACGCCGTCGACCTCACCACCGTCGCCCCGCCGGTCCGGCACGCGGCGGTCTTCCCTGAGGGGGCGAACGTGACCCTCGCCGCGCGGATCGACCTCGACGACGACGCGACCGAGGGCGCCCCGGGCGCTCCCGCGGCCTTCCGCCAGCGGACCTACGAGCGCGGCGTCGAGGGGGAGACACTCGCCTGTGGGACGGGCGCCGTGGCCGTCGTCGCCGCAGCCAGGCGGACCGGCCGCCTCGATACCGAGGGACCGGTCCGCGTCTCGCCGCCCGGCGGCGACCTGGTGATCGTCGTGCCCGACGACGGCCCGGCGACGCTGACCGGCCCGGTCGAACGCGAGTTCGCGGTCGACTTGGAGGTGCCCGGAAGGTGA
- a CDS encoding M20 family metallopeptidase, whose protein sequence is MSAVGFDPVAFLDAAVRIESHEDVTAMREFLVDTLADHDADPLVDDAGNTLATKGSGAPHVVLNTHIDTVSPHVPYDRDGECIYGRGSCDAKGPLAAILAAFLGTDPGSGRLTLAVTPDEEVYSTGAAALDLSVLPGVDAPAGDAYVVGEPTGLDVCTAAKGRFEGTVRLSGANAHAAEPATGTNAVAAAEGALAAIRDFDADRDPHPSLGPATLTPTVIEGGDATNQVPADCAITVDRRSVPPESAEGFRESLETAVDDATTDAVDATFDLTERPTPFLEAFATDTDESVVRRLADAAARVTDGAGGTVRPFTAATEASYFSPAPTVVFGPGVLADGSGPVAHADREYVRIDAVERAATALTDALATLVD, encoded by the coding sequence GTGAGCGCCGTCGGGTTCGATCCGGTCGCGTTCCTCGACGCGGCCGTCCGCATCGAGTCCCACGAGGACGTGACGGCGATGCGCGAGTTCCTCGTGGACACCCTTGCCGACCACGACGCCGACCCGCTGGTCGACGACGCGGGCAACACGCTCGCCACGAAGGGGTCGGGAGCCCCCCACGTCGTCCTGAACACGCACATCGACACGGTGTCGCCACACGTCCCCTACGACCGGGACGGCGAGTGCATCTACGGCCGCGGATCCTGTGACGCGAAGGGGCCGCTCGCGGCTATCCTCGCGGCCTTTCTCGGGACAGACCCCGGATCGGGGCGACTGACCCTCGCGGTGACGCCCGACGAGGAGGTGTACTCCACGGGCGCGGCGGCGCTCGATCTCTCGGTGCTCCCGGGGGTCGACGCCCCGGCCGGCGACGCCTACGTCGTCGGCGAGCCGACCGGACTGGACGTGTGTACCGCCGCCAAGGGCCGCTTCGAGGGGACTGTCCGACTGTCGGGGGCGAACGCCCACGCCGCCGAACCGGCGACGGGAACGAACGCAGTCGCCGCCGCAGAGGGGGCGCTCGCGGCGATCCGAGACTTCGACGCCGACAGGGATCCCCACCCGTCGCTCGGCCCGGCGACGCTCACGCCGACGGTGATCGAGGGCGGCGACGCGACGAATCAGGTGCCCGCGGACTGTGCGATCACCGTCGACCGGCGGAGCGTCCCGCCGGAGTCCGCCGAGGGGTTCCGAGAGTCCCTCGAAACGGCCGTCGACGACGCCACTACCGACGCCGTGGACGCCACGTTCGACCTGACCGAGCGGCCGACGCCCTTCCTCGAGGCTTTCGCCACCGACACCGACGAATCGGTCGTCCGGCGCCTCGCAGACGCGGCCGCCCGCGTCACCGACGGCGCCGGCGGCACCGTCCGCCCGTTCACCGCCGCCACCGAGGCCTCCTACTTCTCGCCCGCCCCGACCGTCGTGTTCGGTCCGGGCGTCCTCGCCGACGGGTCGGGCCCCGTCGCCCACGCTGACCGGGAGTACGTCCGGATCGACGCGGTGGAGCGGGCGGCGACGGCGCTGACCGACGCGCTCGCGACGCTGGTCGACTGA